TTTATAGGAAGTTAATAGAATTGGAAATATATTAGTTTGGACATTTAGACCCCCGCCGTACTTACGGATACCCGGTAAACAAACGCTATCATTTATGAATATTAACAGATTTACGTCTAAGCTAACGAGGTCGTCATACGGACTGCTGCAAGTATAAGTTCCAATCGGAATAGATACAATACGAGTGAAAATACATCCGTACATCGACCCGAGGAGGTTAACGATATGTCCCAATCCGAAGACAAAGTGATTGAAGAAAAGAAGCGAGGCGAGAAAGCAAGTTGGGAACTGCCGGAGACTACGGCTAATAGCTCGCCTTCCGAAGCAGCAGATGATCAAGTGCCGACTAATTACGAAAACACCTTGCCCAGCTACAACGACCCGGCAGGCTTCGAGGTTAAACGCACTCCCGGCAGGCTAGGTTAAACGGACCTCACGAAAATGAATCCTTCCGTATCATGAAAGTGGCTGGAACCGGGGATACCACCCCGATTATTCTTCATATGTAACTAAAGAACTAAAATATCGGGATAACCGTTTCTTTTAACTATTTTGTAACCTTCTAATCATTCATTCGGTCTACAATGACCTTATTAAACGATTAGGAGGCTAAAATAATATGGAAAACAAACAAGTTACCCATTACATGGAAAACAGTAATAGCCAGAAACATTCGAAGCAGCGCATCAAACATGCTTTACTGTCAGCGCCTCTGGCGGCTGCCCTGCTCCTTGGAGCCGCATCCGTTCCGGGCACGGCTGCAGCAGCAGCCGTTCACACAACACACATCGTGAAACAGCAGCTTCAATTAAAAACAATGAAGATTATCGTAGACGGCAAAACGCTCAATGTCCCTACCGGTTATATCGACGGTGAAACGTTCGTTGGATTGCGCTTTTTAAGCGGTCATTTGGGTATGACGACGAAGTGGGACTCGAAGACGGGGAATATAACGGTGAGCAAATCAGGGAAATCGATCGAAATGAAAAATAAAAGCAGCGATTATATGGTCGACGGTCTTCGAGTTAACGGGAAGGCGCCAATGATTATTAAGAGCGCAACCTATTTACCGCTTCGTTTTCTGCTGGATGAAACTGGATTCACCACCGGTTTCGATGCGAAGTCGAAAGTAATAACGGTTAACCCCGCTGCTGAAAATCACTTGAAGATCGTGAAGGAAATCGTTAAGGAGAGTAAAGGCAACTCCCTTCTCTCCGTTCAATATGCCAAGCTGGAAGACCTTAAGAATGCGGACGTTCAAGCGAAAATCAACGCAATTCTTAAGGCCGACAGTGAACGGTATGTAAAGGAAGGCCGTAAATTGATATCCGAATCAGGGAGCAAAGCATACGCCAAGTACGAAGTGAACGTTTGGGTTACGTACAACCGTAATAACAAGTTGAGTCTTTACACCAAAATATATTCCGATGGCGGGGGAGCACACGGCTCGTATACGGCCGATTCGCACACGTTCGACCTTGGTACGGGCAAAGAGCTGACCCTTAAAGAAGCGTTCGGCGGCAAACCTGACTATATCCAGATCATCAATGCCGGAATCAAGAAGCAAATTAAGGAAAAGAGCTTTATTCTTGATGCTCCGTTCAAAACAATTCAAGCCGATCAGAAGTTCTTCCTTCGCGGAAATTCTGTTGTTATATATATGGATAATACGCCAACGGCCGAAGGTATTGTGGAATTCACGATTCCGATATCGTAGATTGCAAGGTGGCAGTTTTGGT
This is a stretch of genomic DNA from Paenibacillus sp. sptzw28. It encodes these proteins:
- a CDS encoding stalk domain-containing protein; translated protein: MENKQVTHYMENSNSQKHSKQRIKHALLSAPLAAALLLGAASVPGTAAAAAVHTTHIVKQQLQLKTMKIIVDGKTLNVPTGYIDGETFVGLRFLSGHLGMTTKWDSKTGNITVSKSGKSIEMKNKSSDYMVDGLRVNGKAPMIIKSATYLPLRFLLDETGFTTGFDAKSKVITVNPAAENHLKIVKEIVKESKGNSLLSVQYAKLEDLKNADVQAKINAILKADSERYVKEGRKLISESGSKAYAKYEVNVWVTYNRNNKLSLYTKIYSDGGGAHGSYTADSHTFDLGTGKELTLKEAFGGKPDYIQIINAGIKKQIKEKSFILDAPFKTIQADQKFFLRGNSVVIYMDNTPTAEGIVEFTIPIS